The Pseudodesulfovibrio cashew genomic sequence TTGATGGCCACATCCGGACAGATCATGGCGCATGAGGCGCATCCTGTGCACTTGTCCGCATCGGCTTCCGGGACTTCGGCGACCTTGTAGCCGCTGACGTTGAACCGATCCGACTGGACAATGATGTCCACAGGACAAACCGTGGTGCAAAGGAGGCATCCCTTGCAACGATCTTCCTGGACTTCGATTCGGGACATTCTACACTCCAGTGTTGTTTGAGATATAAGAAGGTGACCGCGACTATTTTATCAGCATCGCATCTCCGTAGCTGAAGAAGCGAAACCCGTTTTCCAGGGCTTTGGCATATGCCGAAAGGATGGTGGACCTGCCGGCTAGAGCAGAGATCATAATGATCAGCGAGGATTCTGGCAAATGGAAGTTGGTCAAAATGCCGTCGATGACGGAGAAGCGGTATCCCGGGTAGATAAAAATATCCGTTTCTCCTTGAAATTCTTTTATTTCTCCAGCTTCACGGTACATCCCTTCCAGGGTTCGGGCGCTGGTGGTTCCGATGGCTATGACCGGCCGTCCCTCTGCCTTGGCTCGTTTTATCGCTTCTGCAGTGGCCTCGGGGACCTCGATGTATTCGGCGTGCATCCGGTGGTCGCGAATGTCCGGGCAGCGGACTGGGCTGAAGGTGCCGTAGCCTACATACAGGGTGACTTCCGCCCATTGGAAGCCGCGTTCGAGGAGCTTCTTCCGCATTGCAGGAGTGAAGTGCAACCCGGCCGTTGGCGCGGCCACGGACCCGGTCTTGTTCGTGTCCGAGTGGGTGGTCTGGTAGCGTTCCCTGTCTTCGGCGGTGTCCGGGCGTTTGATGTAGGGCGGCAGGGGCAGATGTCCCAGGCTTTCGAACAGGTCCTTCAGGTCGCCGCGCCATTGGAGTTCCAATTGCCACCTGCCGAACTCGCCGGGTTGTTTCGGGACCAGGCGAAGATCATCCGAGAAGGTGACCACGGTGTCGGCCTTGGGCGTCTTGGACGCCCTGAGCAGACCTTCGGCCATGGTTTTCTGCCAGCCATCCGGTCCCGGTTCCGCCTTGAGCAGCGGCAGGGGAGTTAAGAGAAGGAACTCCACCTGTCCGCCCGTTGGCTTGTGTCCGAAGAGTCGCGCCGGGATGACGCGAGAGTTGTTGGCCACCAGCAGCGCGTTTTCCGGCAGGTAATCCGGGAGATCGGTGAAGCTGACCGGCTCCATGGTCCGGCTGGCCCTGTCGAGAACAAGCAGCTTGGACCCGTCGCGTTTATCGGCGGGTTCCTGCGCAATCCGGTCCTCGGGCAGCGGGTAGTCGTAGCTGGAGAGATGAAAATCTGCGGGTATATCCATAATAATAACGCCCTGTTTGGGAGCACCCCTTTTACACTACCTTCGCGGCACGGGCGATACTTTTTTCTTGTTCAATGATCCCGGGTGGATAACTTTTCTCTTGTGCAGCTTATGCTTTGGACTTGATATTGGCCCCATTCGTGGTATTGCATAATGCATGAATTGGCTTTCCGTGGCTGAGATAGCCAAACTTACCCGCATTCCCGCCCCCACGGCACGCCGCTATGCGTCCCTGTTCAAGGATTTTCTCGGTGGGCGCAAGCTGGGCCGGATCACCAAGTATCCCGAAGAGTCCGTTGTCGTTTTCGAGCGGATTTCCCGGCTGTATGGTGAGGGCCGTGTTACCGCCG encodes the following:
- the queA gene encoding tRNA preQ1(34) S-adenosylmethionine ribosyltransferase-isomerase QueA, with translation MDIPADFHLSSYDYPLPEDRIAQEPADKRDGSKLLVLDRASRTMEPVSFTDLPDYLPENALLVANNSRVIPARLFGHKPTGGQVEFLLLTPLPLLKAEPGPDGWQKTMAEGLLRASKTPKADTVVTFSDDLRLVPKQPGEFGRWQLELQWRGDLKDLFESLGHLPLPPYIKRPDTAEDRERYQTTHSDTNKTGSVAAPTAGLHFTPAMRKKLLERGFQWAEVTLYVGYGTFSPVRCPDIRDHRMHAEYIEVPEATAEAIKRAKAEGRPVIAIGTTSARTLEGMYREAGEIKEFQGETDIFIYPGYRFSVIDGILTNFHLPESSLIIMISALAGRSTILSAYAKALENGFRFFSYGDAMLIK
- a CDS encoding 4Fe-4S binding protein translates to MSRIEVQEDRCKGCLLCTTVCPVDIIVQSDRFNVSGYKVAEVPEADADKCTGCASCAMICPDVAIKVYRTPKKKGGE